A genomic window from Camelina sativa cultivar DH55 chromosome 2, Cs, whole genome shotgun sequence includes:
- the LOC104725859 gene encoding chromophore lyase CRL, chloroplastic-like, which produces MGTTESGSDPESSSNGWSRARGLVIKTLVLVGGALLIKRLTKSTTRRDHARVVSRSLTGEKFTREQASRDPDNYFNIRMLSCPAAEMVDGSEVLYLEQAFWRTPQKPFRQRLYMVKPCPKELKCDVEVSSYAIRDAEEYKNFCDRPKDQRPLPEEVIGDIGEHLTTIHLNSCDRGKRCLYEGSTSPDGFPNSWNGASYSTSDLAVLKNNEIHLWDRGFDENRNQVWGPKQSPYEFKPATSSSVNENLSALNILYQSSIDKPIQGSLILQD; this is translated from the exons ATGGGTACCACCGAGTCGGGTTCGGATCCTGAATCAAGCTCGAATGGTTGGAGCCGGGCTCGTGGTCTGGTGATTAAAACTCTGGTTCTTGTTGGCGGTGCTCTTCTCATCAAACGTCTCACTAAATCCACTACTCGTAGGGATCACGCTCGCGTCGTCTCTCGCTCTCTCACCGGAGAGAAG TTTACGAGGGAGCAAGCGTCAAGGGATCCTGACAATTACTTCAACATAAg AATGCTGAGTTGCCCTGCTGCTGAAATGGTGGATGGTTCAGAGGTTTTGTATCTCGAACAG GCATTTTGGAGGACTCCGCAAAAACCTTTTCGTCAA AGATTATATATGGTTAAGCCGTGTCCAAAAGAGCTGAAATGTGATGTTGAG GTAAGTTCATATGCGATTAGAGATGCTGAGGAGTACAAAAATTTCTGTGACCGCCCTAAGGATCAACGCCCCCTTCCGGAAGAAGTTATTGGT GACATCGGGGAGCATTTGACAACTATACATCTTAATTCTTGTGACCGTGGGAAACGCTGCTTGTACGAAGGCTCAACTTCACCCGATGGATTTCCAAATTCATGG AATGGAGCTAGCTATTCTACTTCAGATCTTGCAGTCCTGAAAAACAATGAGATACACCTATGGGATCGTGGCTTTGATGAGAATCGAAACCAG GTTTGGGGACCAAAGCAAAGTCCATACGAGTTCAAGCCAGCTACATCGTCAAGCGTCAATGAAAACTTGTCTGCTTTGAACATCCTATATCAATCTTCAATCGATAAACCAATCCAAGGATCCCTCATCTTGCAAGACTAG
- the LOC104725851 gene encoding uncharacterized protein LOC104725851 encodes MAMPLPPTTLYAGRSSVVLPPMTPTLQRSSFLPYYSLRLLGNKKSISESSSSAPRFSMRVSSKQAYICRDCGYIYNDRTPFDKLPDNYFCPVCAAPKRRFRPYMPDVSKNVNDKDVRKARKAELQRDEAVGKALPIAIAVGVLALAALYFYVNNTS; translated from the exons atggCGATGCCGCTTCCTCCGACGACTCTTTATGCCGGAAGATCCTCCGTCGTCTTACCTCCGATGACTCCAACCCTCCAAAGATCATCTTTCTTGCCTTATTACTCGTTAAGGCTACTTGGCAACAAGAAGTCTATTTCCGAATCTTCATCCTCTGCTCCTAGATTCTCCATGCGTGTCTCCTCCAAGCAAGCCTATATTTGCCGTGATTGCGG GTATATTTACAATGACAGAACTCCATTCGACAAGTTGCCTGATAACTATTTCTGTCCAG TGTGTGCTGCTCCGAAACGGAGGTTTAGACCGTACATGCCGGATGTGAGCAAGAATGTCAACGACAAGGATGTGAGAAAGGCTAGAAAAGCTGAGCTCCAGAGAGACGAAGCTGTCGG CAAGGCATTGCCTATAGCAATTGCGGTTGGGGTTTTAGCTCTTGCGGCTCTTTACTTTTATGTCAACAACACCTCATGA
- the LOC104752647 gene encoding (+)-neomenthol dehydrogenase-like: MVGSKDKSKEKRDKRLQEISLLRTIPYSDHQRWWTSETVAVVTGANRGIGFEMVRQLAGHGLTVILTSRDENVGVEAAKILQEGGFNVDFHRLDILDPSSIQDFCEWIKEKYGCIDVLINNAGVNYNVGSGNSVEFSXI, translated from the exons atgGTCGGAAGCAAAGATAAATCGAAAGAGAAACGAGACAAGAGACTCCAAGAGATCTCCCTCCTTCGTACTATTCCATACTCCGATCATCAGAG GTGGTGGACTTCGGAAACCGTGGCGGTGGTAACAGGTGCAAATAGAGGGATAGGATTTGAAATGGTGAGACAATTGGCCGGACATGGATTAACAGTTATCCTAACATCTAGAGACGAGAATGTAGGCGTCGAAGCCGCCAAGATCCTTCAAGAAGGTGGATTCAATGTTGATTTCCACCGCCTCGATATCTTGGACCCTTCCTCAATTCAAGATTTTTGCGAAtggattaaagaaaaatatggatGTATTGATGTTTTA ATAAATAATGCAGGAGTAAACTACAATGTTGGATCAGGTAACTCGGTTGAGTTCTCANttatataa
- the LOC104752668 gene encoding putative F-box protein At5g51000, protein MTAMSDLPLDLVEEILSRVPIISLRAVRSTCKRWNNLSKDPSLTKKYYGKEAKEAMAVMICHSKACLMNVNLHNHKDLVDSSIKQIGKLNQVKISEVYHCDGLLLCVTEKDWRLVVWNPYLGQIRWIQRPRNEFGLVVDTFAIGYDSNNNHKILKLHHPRSHEKYEIYDFKCSSWRFLGVTTDRYKCRPGVNLKGNTYLIATRSLKETTEEFLVCFGFTSETFGPRLPLPFHSVPIDDVQLSVVGEEKLAVLFHKWNIYEIGIWITTKIDHNIVSWRNFLKIEHNMPLADIYQCLYGSFFVDEKKKAAMFFYVDTKASTKYKAYVVGENGYYKEVDLRENKSWKLMCSYVPSSVQISSKVFQ, encoded by the coding sequence ATGACGGCGATGTCCGATCTTCCTCTGGATTTAGTAGAAGAGATACTCTCTAGGGTTCCAATAATATCTTTGAGAGCAGTGAGATCTACATGTAAACGATGGAATAATTTATCGAAAGATCCGAGCTTAACAAAGAAGTATTATGGTAAAGAAGCCAAGGAGGCTATGGCGGTCATGATATGTCATTCAAAGGCTTGTTTAATGAACGTCAATCTCCATAACCACAAAGACTTGGTAGATTCATCTATAAAGCAAATAGGTAAACTCAATCAAGTTAAAATATCTGAAGTGTATCATTGTGATGGCTTATTGTTATGCGTCACTGAGAAAGACTGGAGGCTCGTGGTTTGGAACCCATATTTGGGTCAAATCAGGTGGATCCAACGTCCTAGAAATGAGTTCGGATTAGTAGTAGACACGTTTGCTATAGGATACgacagcaacaacaaccacaaaatcttgaagTTGCATCACCCACGGTCTCATGAAAAGTATGAAATCTACGATTTTAAGTGTAGCTCATGGAGGTTTCTTGGTGTCACTACCGACCGTTATAAATGTCGCCCGGGTGTTAACTTGAAAGGAAATACTTACTTAATTGCCACGAGAAGTCTGAAAGAGACGACTGAAGAATTTTTAGTCTGTTTTGGTTTCACAAGTGAGACATTTGGACCGCGTCTCCCTCTTCCATTTCACTCTGTTCCTATAGATGATGTACAGCTATCTGTTGTTGGAGAAGAAAAGCTTGCAGTGTTATTTCATAAGtggaatatatatgaaattggAATATGGATTACAACTAAGATTGATCATAATATAGTGTCTTGGaggaactttttaaaaattgagcACAATATGCCGTTGGCTGACATATATCAGTGTCTATATGGGAGTTTCTTCGTcgacgagaagaagaaagcagcaATGTTCTTTTATGTAGACACAAAAGCGTCGACGAAATACAAAGCTTACGTGGTTGGTGAGAATGGATACTACAAAGAAGTGGAtcttagagaaaacaaaagttggaAACTTatgtgctcttatgttccaagctcGGTGCAAATCTCCAGTAAGGTTTTCCAGTAG